One genomic segment of Linepithema humile isolate Giens D197 chromosome 5, Lhum_UNIL_v1.0, whole genome shotgun sequence includes these proteins:
- the Rala gene encoding ras-related protein Ral-a isoform X2: MSKKPGATQAMHKVIMVGSGGVGKSALTLQFMYDEFVEDYEPTKADSYRKKVVLDGEEVQIDILDTAGQEDYAAIRDNYFRSGEGFLCVFSITEDDSFQATQEFREQILRVKNDENIPFLLVGNKSDLQEKRKVSLAEAQARSQQWGVPYVETSAKTKENVDKVFFDLMRAIAARKAQENQGDGSERKKKTNCCILL, translated from the exons ATGTCGAAGAAACCAGGAGCCACCCAAGCAATGCATAAAGTCATAATGGTTGGGAGTGGAGGTGTTGGAAAATCTGCTCTTACATTACAGTTTATGTATGATGAG TTTGTTGAAGATTACGAACCTACAAAAGCAGATTCCTACAGAAAAAAAGTTGTGTTAGACGGAGAAGAAGTACAAATAGATATCTTGGATACTGCAGGACAAGAAGACTATGCGGCAATTCGAGACAATTACTTTCGTAGTGGAGAAGGATTTCTTTGTGTATTTTCAATAACAGAAGATGACAGCTTTCAAGCTACACAAGAATTTAG AGAACAAATTCTCAGGGTAAAAAATGATGAGAacattccatttttattagtGGGAAATAAAAGTGATTTACAAGAAAAGAGGAAGGTTAGCCTAGCTGAAGCTCAAGCAAGGTCTCAACAATGGGGTGTTCCTTACGTAGAAACAAGCGCCAAGACGAAAGAAAATGTGGATAAG GTATTCTTTGATTTAATGCGAGCAATAGCTGCTCGCAAGGCACAGGAAAACCAGGGAGATGGAAGTGAACGTAAGAAGAAAACAAACTGCTGCATCTTGCTATAA
- the LOC105676151 gene encoding peptidyl-tRNA hydrolase 2, mitochondrial, with product MLLIGRYIRFLLSSAWDGKNCKMVIAVRSDIRMGKGKIGAQCAHAALECCRQTLNNEKKQQMFHSWLQIGQPKIVVAIPNEEELLILADKAEHAGLITAIIKDAGKTQLKPGTITVLGIGPGSNEVIDSLTSKLRLL from the coding sequence ATGTTGTTGATAGGTAgatatattagatttttattatcttctgCTTGGGAtggaaaaaattgtaaaatggtaaTAGCGGTCCGGTCAGATATACGTATGGGAAAAGGCAAAATTGGTGCTCAGTGTGCTCATGCTGCGCTAGAATGCTGTCGCCaaactttaaataatgaaaagaaacaaCAAATGTTTCATTCCTGGTTACAAATTGGACAACCTAAAATTGTTGTTGCAATACCAAACGaagaagaattattaattttagcaGATAAAGCTGAACATGCTGGTTTAATTACTGCCATAATAAAAGATGCTGGTAAAACTCAATTAAAACCTGGTACAATTACAGTTTTAGGTATAGGACCAGGTTCCAATGAAGTTATTGATAGCCTTACGtcaaaattaagattattataa
- the Letm1 gene encoding mitochondrial proton/calcium exchanger protein encodes MNTLIHAKTMMSGQGGIIRYYAPFKLWYNTNHTMGRIAVIYTDLKNSKKLTLDSIVPPAYINNATCLQIRTFYVTPRWKGQESSSKIEETVKNIKEEKELKEKTDSIAKDCDTKKVVAKVTIWQRIKGEILHYYHGFRLLGLDMKVSAKLIWRILHGHELSRREHRLLVKTTGDVFRLIPFSVFIIVPFMEFLLPVAIKLFPGMLPSTFQTATEKEDKLKQALKVKIEMAKFLQKTLDEMAVQSSDHSSEKAKEFVEFFYKVRTTGAVASNKEIMKFSKLFEDEITLDSLSRPQLIALCRVLDVQTLGTTNFLRFLLRMRLRSLTADDQLIEKEGVDTLTRTELQQACRARGMRAYGMPENRLKEQLSQWLDLSLNKKVPPSLLLLSRALMIPETVPMSDKLKATISALPDAVVARTKGAIGEKEGKLDHKTNIEIIKMEEQKIEEERKEKKEIEPQPIISESSTKKDEITTTDVKVLEQALDSIGKDNKTMAVEKEEIKELKEEMAEYQEDIKELYQIKAEAKGQADIENIKISKGAKRLFNKVNKMISKMDAVLLELEQSEKKVKQRMKSLGPDEKQDSKDVEELVKIDELVAAIKQIQNVPDEYRLKRIAEILGKIDDDHDGAIKIEDVLKVVELIGKEDVKLSKEQVNELIELMDKEEVLEVEQQIQKSLERDFKDASKEEETIKATHKSTVPATPVTIEPRLDKEELVDDTVRESSKSYTGSSIEEDKQKSTAVLKSKSNEIKNPPLTSSVPPAAKKAEGSKQL; translated from the exons ATGAATACCCTAATTCACGCAAAAACGATGATGTCCGGTCAAGGTGGAATTATTCGAT ATTATGCCCCATTTAAATTATGGTATAACACCAATCATACAATGGGTCGTATAGCTGTAATTTATACCGActtgaaaaattcgaaaaagtTAACACTAGATTCCATTGTACCACCAGCATATATCAATAATGCAACATGCTTACAAATTCGTACCTTTTATGTAACTCCAAGGTGGAAGGGCCAGGAGTCATCATCTAAGATTGAAGAGACGGTAAAGAACAttaaagaggaaaaagaaCTTAAAGAGAAAACAGATAGTATTGCAAAAGACTGTGAcacaaaaaaagttgttgctAAAGTTACAATTTGGCAAAGGATTAAAGGggaaatattgcattattatcatGGATTTCGATTATTAGGGCTCGATATGAAGGTCTCGGCAAAGTTAATATGGAGAATTTTACATGGACACGAACTCAGTAGACGGGAGCATCGTTTg CTAGTAAAAACAACCGGAGATGTGTTCAGATTGATTCCTTTCTCTGTTTTCATCATTGTTCCGTTTATGGAATTTTTACTTCCTGTTGCAATTAAATTGTTCCCTGGTATGCTGCCTTCTACTTTCCAAACAGCAACCGAGAAAGAAGATAAACTTAAACAGGCTCTAAAG gtCAAAATagaaatggcaaaatttttgcaaaaaacattGGATGAAATGGCAGTGCAGTCGTCAGATCACAGTTCTGAAAAAGCTAAagagtttgtagaatttttctacaaaGTGCGGACAACTGGCGCTGTTGCCtctaataaagaaattatgaaGTTTAGCAAACTTTTCGAAGATGAAATTACTCTAGACTCTCTTTCACGACCGCAATTGATTGCTTTATGTCGTGTATTGGATGTGCAAACGCTTGGAACTACCAATTTCTTACGATTTTTGCTCAGGATGAGGTTAAGAAGTCTTACTGCAGACGACCAA CTGATTGAAAAGGAAGGAGTTGACACTCTAACTAGAACTGAATTGCAACAAGCATGCAGAGCACGTGGTATGCGCGCTTATGGAATGCCAGAGAACAGATTGAAGGAACAATTATCACAATGGTTGGACTTGAGTTTAAATAAGAAGGTTCCACCTTCCTTACTGTTACTATCACGAGCGCTTATGATACCGGAAACAGTACCTATGTCAGACAAGCTAAAGGCGACTATTTCGGCTTTACCCGACGCAGTTGTGGCTCGTACGAAAGGTGCTattggagagaaagagggTAAACTGGATCATAAGACAAATATCGAAATCATAAAAATGGAAGAACAGAAGAtcgaagaagagagaaaggaaaagaaggaaatcgaaccacaaccaattatCTCAGAATCTAGTACTAAGAAAGACGAAATTACTACTACAGATGTAAAAGTTTTGGAACAAGCTCTGGATTCAATTGGCAAg GATAATAAAACAATGGCTGTGGAGAAAGAGGAAATCAAAGAACTCAAGGAAGAAATGGCAGAGTATCAAGAAGATATTAAGGAACTGTATCAAATTAAAGCAGAAGCAAAGGGTCAAGCggatatagaaaatattaaaatatcaaaaggtGCTAagagattatttaataaagtaaataagaTGATCTCAAAAATGGATGCCGTTTTGCTGGAGCTCGAACAATCTGAGAAGAAAGTGAAGCAAAGAATGAAATCGCTGGGTCCTGACGAGAAACAGGATTCCAAAGATGTTGAAGAATTAGTCAAAATAGATGAATTGGTCGCAGCTATTAAGCAAATCCAAAATGTACCCGATGAATATCGGTTAAAACGTATAGCAGAAATTTTAGGGAAAATTGATGATGATCACGATGGTGCGATCAAAATAGAAGATGTCTTAAAG GTTGTAGAATTGATAGGTAAGGAAGATGTTAAATTAAGTAAAGAGCAAGTGAATGAATTGATTGAATTGATGGATAAAGAAGAAGTATTGGAAGTAGAACAACAAATACAAAAGTCGTTAGAAAGGGATTTCAAGGATGCATCCAAAGAGGAGGAAACTATAAAAGCTACGCATAAGTCTACGGTTCCAGCTACACCAGTTACTATCGAACCGAGACTTGACAAAGAAGAGCTGGTAGACGATACTGTTAGAGAATCAAGCAAATCCTATACAGGTTCGTCTATCGAAGAGGACAAACAGAAATCGACTGCCGTTCTTAAAAGTAAAtccaatgaaataaaaaatcctcCACTTACATCAAGTGTTCCACCAGCAGCGAAAAAGGCAGAAGGTTCGAAACAACTGTGA
- the endos gene encoding cAMP-regulated phosphoprotein 19 — protein MESISKSVTMSDDQTNEQSSTTELSSSDIEKLEEAKLRAKFPNATGRPFGGHSAFLQKRLAKGQKYFDSGDYQMAKQKSTAKPKPTGVLPTGDAIPTPETVPQRKTSIIQQKFNTSTTSS, from the exons ATGGAAAGTATTTCAAAATCTGTAACGATGAGCGACGATCAGACAAACGAGCAGAGTTCGACTACAGAG ttatcATCGAGTGATATAGAAAAATTGGAAGAAGCAAAGTTAAGAGCAAAATTTCCAAATGCAACTGGTCGACCATTTGGTGGCCATTCTGcatttctgcaaaaaagaTTAGCCAAAGGG caaaaatattttgattccGGGGATTATCAAATGGCAAAACAAAAATCCACAGCTAAGCCAAAGCCAACTGGCGTTCTGCCAACAGGAGATGCTATACCAACACCAGAAACAGTACCACAGCGAAAAACATCTATTATCCAACAAAAATTCAATACATCGACAACGTCTTCATAA
- the Rala gene encoding ras-related protein Ral-a isoform X1, which translates to MSKKPGATQAMHKVIMVGSGGVGKSALTLQFMYDEFVEDYEPTKADSYRKKVVLDGEEVQIDILDTAGQEDYAAIRDNYFRSGEGFLCVFSITEDDSFQATQEFREQILRVKNDENIPFLLVGNKSDLQEKRKVSLAEAQARSQQWGVPYVETSAKTKENVDKVFFDLMREIRSRKIEDKSASNGRGKDRAKRKKKKCIIL; encoded by the exons ATGTCGAAGAAACCAGGAGCCACCCAAGCAATGCATAAAGTCATAATGGTTGGGAGTGGAGGTGTTGGAAAATCTGCTCTTACATTACAGTTTATGTATGATGAG TTTGTTGAAGATTACGAACCTACAAAAGCAGATTCCTACAGAAAAAAAGTTGTGTTAGACGGAGAAGAAGTACAAATAGATATCTTGGATACTGCAGGACAAGAAGACTATGCGGCAATTCGAGACAATTACTTTCGTAGTGGAGAAGGATTTCTTTGTGTATTTTCAATAACAGAAGATGACAGCTTTCAAGCTACACAAGAATTTAG AGAACAAATTCTCAGGGTAAAAAATGATGAGAacattccatttttattagtGGGAAATAAAAGTGATTTACAAGAAAAGAGGAAGGTTAGCCTAGCTGAAGCTCAAGCAAGGTCTCAACAATGGGGTGTTCCTTACGTAGAAACAAGCGCCAAGACGAAAGAAAATGTGGATAAG GTATTTTTCGACTTGATGCGTGAAATAAGGTCACgtaaaattgaagataaatcTGCAAGCAATGGTCGAGGTAAAGACCGTGccaagaggaagaaaaagaagtgcATTATTCTATAG
- the bgm gene encoding very long-chain-fatty-acid--CoA ligase bubblegum isoform X1 produces the protein MNGFMRDNKEMNYSTRYATASETGFDGPDQVLASDIDTTCEANGRTRIKLDSNGYNASLPVSIPSVLMKTANLYPDHIALVSAPDISGKRTMYTYQEYEENVRIVAKAFLKLGLERFHSVCILGFNNPRWFIADLAAIYAGGFATGIYTTNSPEACQYCAEHSQANIIVVEDQKQLEKILQIKCNLPNLKAIIQYEGIPVEENVLSWDDLLEMGKKESDDKLLSVLKTIGVNECCTLVYTSGTVGNPKAVMLSHDNLIHDARLLHYAIQITEKSETIISYLPLSHVAAQLCDIMLSIYMAATVYFADKNALKGSLLDTLVVAQPTVFLGVPRIWEKIYEKMQEKARSNGVIKTWIAKWAKTQGLHYHTNKMNGTDYKHWGYTLAKWLVFDKVKAALGLNKCKIFATAAAPLSMDVKTYFMSLDIPIIDAYGMSECSGSHSIITYKQYKLQGVGQPLPGVYTKLDNIDENGEGEVCMAGRHVFMGYLNAPEKTAEAKDKDGWLHSGDLGKIDSDGILYITGRIKELIITSGGENIAPYNIEQAILTELPVLSNAMLIGDKRKYLTVLVTLKSDMNTETGGPLDTLNPDTLRWAKSIGSKAKTVTEVIQSRDPLIYEEIDNAIKRANTHATSNAQKVQKFEILPHDFSIPTGELGPTLKLKKNVVAKMYADLIDKLYE, from the exons ATGAATGGTTTTATGCGGGACAATAAG GAAATGAATTATTCGACCAGATATGCAACAGCTAGTGAGACTGGATTTGATg GACCTGATCAGGTATTGGCCTCGGACATAGATACCACATGTGAAGCTAACGGCAGAACTCGAATAAAGTTAGATAGCAATGGGTATAATGCATCCTTGCCCGTATCAATTCCTAGCGTTCTCATGAAAACAGCAAATCTTTATCCTGATCACATTGCTTTAGTATCTGCACCGGACATCAGCGGCAAAAGGACCATGTATACTTATca agaATATGAAGAGAATGTAAGAATTGTAGCTAaagcatttttaaaactaGGTTTGGAGCGTTTTCACAGTGTCTGTATATTGGGATTCAATAATCCACGATGGTTCATTGCCGATCTCGCGGCTATATATGCTGG TGGGTTTGCTACAGGAATTTATACGACAAACTCTCCGGAAGCGTGCCAATATTGCGCTGAACATAGTCAAGCAAATATAATAGTCGTTGAAGATCAGAAACAATTGGAAAAAATCttgcaaataaaatgcaaCTTGCCAAATTTAAAAGCGATCATTCAATATGAAGGCATACCTGTCGAAGAGAACGTTTTAAGC TGGGATGATTTATTGGAAATGGGTAAAAAGGAATCCgatgataaattattgtcTGTGTTAAAAACGATCGGAGTAAATGAATGTTGTACTTTAGTGTATACG TCAGGAACAGTTGGAAATCCAAAAGCTGTAATGTTGAGCCATGACAATCTCATACATGACGCACGATTGCTACATTATGCGATACAAATAACTGAAAAGTCGGAAACTATAATTAGCTACCTGCCGTTATCTCATGTTGCGGCGCAG CTATGTGACATTATGTTGAGTATATACATGGCAGCTACGGTGTACTTTGCGGACAAGAACGCGCTCAAGGGTTCGTTATTGGATACATTAGTTGTGGCGCAACCGACTGTCTTCTTAGGAGTACCTCGAATATGGGAGAAGATATATGAGAAGATGCAAGAAAAGGCGCGTAGCAACGGCGTGATAAAAACCTGGATTGCTAAATGGGCGAAAACGCAAGGGCTCCATTATCACACGAATAAAATGAATGGCACGGACTACAAACACTGGGGCTACACTCTTGCAAAGTGGCTTGTTTTTGACAAAGTAAAAGCAGCACTGGgtttaaataaatgcaaaatatttgctacCGCAGCAGCACCTTTAAGTATGGACGTTAAAACGTATTTCATGAGTTTAGATATACCTATAATAGATGCATATGGAATGTCTGAATGTAGCGGCAGTCATTCAATAATTACCTATAAACAGTACAA GCTGCAAGGTGTGGGACAGCCTTTGCCTGGAGTATATACCAAATTAGATAATATAGATGAAAATGGTGAGGGAGAAGTTTGCATGGCTGGACGGCACGTGTTTATGGGTTATTTAAATGCACCGGAGAAAACCGCAGAAGCTAAAGACAAAGATGGATGGTTACACAGTGGTGATCTCGGTAAAATCGATTCAGATGGAATCCTGTACATTACCG gtaGGATAAAAGAACTTATAATCACAAGTGGAGGAGAGAACATAGCGCCTTACAACATAGAGCAAGCAATACTAACAGAATTACCCGTGTTAAGTAATGCCATGCTAATTGGGgataaaaggaaatatttaACAGTCCTTGTAACGCTTAAG aGTGACATGAATACTGAAACCGGTGGACCTTTGGATACGTTAAACCCAGATACGTTAAGATGGGCAAAGTCTATTGGCAGTAAGGCTAAAACAGTTACAGAGGTCATACAGTCCCGTGATCCACtc ATATATGAGGAAATCGATAACGCAATCAAGAGAGCAAACACACATGCTACGAGTAATGCTCAAAAGGtacaaaaattcgaaattctCCCACATGATTTTTCAATTCCAACTGGTGAATTAGGACCTACGTTGAAGCTCAAAAAGAATGTAGTTGCAAAGATGTACGCTGATTTGATAGATAAACTGTATGAATGA